The Coraliomargarita sinensis genomic sequence GAGGTCGGTGTTGTCATTAAGGTATCGAGCGTACCGACGCTGCGCTCGCCTGCGATGCTGCGCATGGTCAGTAGGGGCACGACAAAGAAGACCGGTATCCAAAAGATGCTGAAAAACTGCACGCTGGGCAGTACTTCGGAGGGGGCGTTGACCGAGCTGCGAAGGATCGCCCAGTAAAGAAAGCCCATCAGGCAAAGAAAGAGTACTCCCGCGACGTAGGTCGAAGGGCTGATCAAAAGCATGCGTAGTTCATGCTTCAGAAGTGTTAGAAAATGTCGCATGTTATGTGTTCGCTTCAGCCGGCTTTTCAGGTTCAGGCTGGGGGTCGGTATGCTTTTTTTCAATCGTCTCTTCCCACGAGCGTTTGGTCGCTGCCAGGAATATTTCTTCCAGGGTGGGTTCGCAGGGTGCGAGACTTAGAAGGGTGAATTCACTTCGTTTGCTCAGTACTTTGATGAGCTCGGACCCGTCGGTGTTTTGACTTTCGATGCGGAGCACCAGTTTGCTGCGCTTTTCATCGACTTCGGTTTCCTCGATAATGGCGGCATCGATACCGGACTCGCTGAGCGCCAGGCCGGCAATTTCGGTGGCACCTTCCAATTCGATGAGGAACCGGTTCCCGGGGATAAATTCATCCCGTAATTCCTGACTGGTGCCGGCAGCGACAACGCGCCCTCGGTTGATGACGATGACCCGGTCGCAGCAGCGCTCGATTTCGGGCAGAATGTGACTGGAAATAACCACCGTCAGCTTACCTCTCAGGTTATCGATGAGTTTTCGGATACCTTGAATCTGGTGAGGGTCCAGGCCGATGGTCGGCTCGTCCATGATAATGATTTCAGGTTTGCCCAGGAGCGCGTCGGCGATGCCCACCCGCTGGCGAAAGCCCTTGGACAGGGTACCGATGATTTTACGGCGTGCGGTCCGTGCCAGATCACAAATTTCCATCGCCTCCTGTACGGTCTCGCGGAGTTTACGCCCCGGCACCTCCTTGAGGCGGGCCCGAAAGCGCAGATATTCAACCACCCGCATGTCGTCGGGCAGGGGATTGTTTTCCGGCATGTAGCCGATTTTCCGTTTTACTTCATGCGGGTTCTGGGCCACGCAAATTCCGCCCACCCAGGCCGAGCCTGAACTGGCGGATAAAATACCGGAAAGAATACGCATGGTCGTGCTCTTGCCTGCGCCATTGGGGCCGAGAAAGCCGACGACTTCACCTTTGTTGACCGTGAAATTTACATTCTGAATGGCACTGACCGGCCCAAACTGGCGGCTTAAGTTGCGAACGTGAATGCTCGGTGTTTCTTCCATTTCGTAGGATGTAGTCTTCAGTGCGAAAAAGTTGTTTCCTGTTGCGCGATATATTGTCAGTCGCTCAAAAGATCCAGATTGTGTTCCTCACCGACAGCATCAAGCCCCGAATGCGCCCTTGGCCTTCGCATTGCGATGTTTCGGATCCGATTCTCGCCGCGTAGTCCAGCATTTCTGGAACTGCCCTAAAGTCTTGCCTGAAGGATTGTCCGCCGGTAGCTAACAATCATGTCGGGGTGTGACGCAGCAGGTTCGATTTTGGAATGCGTTCCGGTCGAAGAGGGCAGGGCTGGCACTTGGCCGACTGTCATCAATTACGGGTTTTATGCCACGCCGCTCGGGAGGTGTATGATCGGCGAGACAAACGGCCGGATTTGTTACCTGGCTTTTGCTCCGCCGGGGAGCGACGAAGCGAGGTCTGCGGATCTTTGCCGGCGCTGGCCCGGCGTATCCTTGAACAATCATTCCGGCATGACGGATGAACTGCCGGGCAAAATGTTTTCACTTAAAGCCCCTGCCGAGGTCTCTGTGTCACTTCTTGTCCGGGGCACTCCGTTTCAGCTTGAAGTTTGGCAGGCTTTACGGGCGATTCCCGCCGGCGAGGTCAGGACTTACTCCGAAATCGCGCAAAGTATCGGTCGGCCCAAGGCGACGCGTGCCGTGGGCAGCGCGATTGGGGCCAATCCGATCGCCTGGTTGATTCCCTGCCACCGCGTTATCCGTAGCGACGGCCAACTCGGTGGCTATCGCTGGGGCACTGCTATGAAAACAGCTTGTTTAGCTTATGAAAGGCGACAGTTGGGTGGGGCGGAGTAAGTTAATCGTCGGGTGTTACGATGATTTGACGTGTTCAAGAAGGTCAAAGGCGTCATCCACAGAGAGCTCACCAACGGGCTTAACCTGCGTCGTGGTTCGATTGCGATCGCCTCGTCGTTTACGCTGGGCATCTTCCCTATCATTGGATTTTCCACCCCGTTAAATACCCTGAGCGCTTTTCTCTTTCGGCTCAATCAGCCGATTGTTCAGGCCCTGAATTGGGTACTGGGGCCGCTCAAATGGCTGCTGATCATACCTTTCCTGCGGTTCGGGGAGTGGCTTTTTGCGGCCGAGCCATTTATGCTCAGTTTAAGTGAGTTCAGTAAAATCTTTTTCGACGACTGGATTGCGACGACCAGGGAGTTCGCCTGGACTTTCATACATGTGATTAGCGGCTGGTTGGTCCTGGCGCCGGTTATCTATCTGCTTGTTTACTACCTGAGTATAACAGTCTTATCCAAACGGGTTTCGCCTCAAGGAACCGAGTCCCTGACCCGTAAGAAAGAGGAGCACGGGCCGGCCGCGTAATATCTATGATTTCGTCGGCAGGTTACGGATGAGGGCGATGAAATCATCCTCACCATAACCTGCTTGCTCAGCTGTTTCGAGACACTTCGCGATGGTAGTCAAAAGCGGCATCTCGTTTTCAACAGTCTGTTTCGCCAGACGCATGTCCTTGTGCATGTTCTTGATTGAAAACTGAGGGCTGAAATCAGCGTCGCGCAGCTTCGGTTCCTTCAAAGCAGAGAGCCCGGACCAGGCCACGTTTTGCTTCATCACGTCAAAAAAGATGTCGTCTGCGATCCCGGCGTCGCGACTCATGGTAATACTTTCGCAGAGGGCTTGGGAAATCCCCGAAATCTGCAGGTTCATGGCCAGCTTGATCGATGCAGCCTGCCGGGGCGTGCCAATATGAAAACGTTTGGTGGAAATGGTCTGCAGGATCGGCTCTGCGTCCTGCACAATCTTATCCTCTCCCCCGAGAAAGAAGACAGTTTTTCGTTCCTCGGCTGCCGGCTTACTGCCGGTAAACGGAGCTTCCAGGTACGAAGCACCCGATTCCCGTACAAGTGCCGAAAACTCTTCCGCGCTGACGCCGTCAATAGTCGAGGACTGGATCACCGTGTGTTGCTCGCCAAGGTGGGGTAGCAGTTTTCCGAGGACCTCCCGGACGGAATCCGCGTCGTAGAGGCAGAGCTGAATGTATTGAGCTTTCTCGGCGCAGGTTGCAGGCGTTTCGATTTGAAAGGGCAGGTCCGGCTTCGGGCTCCGGCTCCAGCATGCCGCGAGTTGTCCTTCGTCGGCGTAATGTTTGGCCCAGATCGAACCGATCAGCCCCAAACCGAGAACAGCTACGTTTTGTTCATTCATGAAGTAAGGGTTTTGGGAGGCCGCCTGAATGTCAAACAGTCTAGTGGGATGATGGCAGGTGCACCTAGGATCCAACGGGGTGCTTTCGGTCAGGGGGCGAAATTCAGCTAAGTTTTGTTGGCCTCATGTCCTGAAAGCAAATTGCAAAGAGTGATTGCGGTCACTCGAGACTTCTTTTCTCTGGAGTTATGTATCGACCGGTTACAGTCAAAATCTGCGGACTGACCCGTGAGGCGGATGTGGATCTGGCTCTGGAGTTGGGCGCGGACTATTGCGGATTTATTGTTTATCCGAAATCGCCGCGCGGAATTTCTTTGGAACGTGCCATGGAGCTGGCCAGCCGCGTGCCCGAGGGGCGGCGGGTCCTGGTTGATGTCGAAACCGGCACGGAGGAGCTCGAGGCCCGTCGTGACGCTGGCTTTGATTTCTTTCAGATCCACACGGGACTTGATATCGGACTCGCGTCTTTGGCCGGGTGGTCCGGCTTGGTCGGTCGCGAACGCCTCTGGGTCGCTCCCCGGCTCAAGCCCGGAGATGTCTTCCCGGAGATGGTATATGAATTTGCCGATACCGTGCTGCTCGATACGTATCATAAAGATCGGGTCGGTGGCACGGGGGAGACCGGAGATTGGGACGGCTTTGCCAAACTGAAGCAGCAAAACCCCGCAACCCGCTGGATACTGGCGGGCGGACTGAATCCGCAAAACGCGCTCGAGGCGATTGCCGCGACCGGCGCGGGATGCGTGGACGTGAACAGCGGCGTGGAAACGGAGCCGGGAATGAAAAGCCCCGAAAAGCTGCGCGAGCTCTTCGGGGCTTTGAAGCCATCCTAGGCTGGGGGCATTCCTACTTGATGGGCTGGCGGCCGATAGTACCGACCAGCTCTTTCAGATAGCTGGGTTTACTGACCTTCTCAAGCTGTTCCTTGGCGGCGGTGAGACGTTGCTCGATGCCGAGGCGCTGGGCGACGACGGTATGGGTGTCGCGCTTGAGGAAGTGTTCCAGATATTCGACATGGCTCTTCCAGGCAGCGATATCATGCTCCTGTTGGCTCGCGAGCCGCTCCTTGTACCAGTCGCTTTCCAGCATCGATTCCCGGCTGAAAAGCCCGCGGATTTCCGGATCGTTGATGTCCTTCCCCTCATAGTCACCCTTCGCCATGATGTGGAGGAGTGCCTTCAGTGGTGGGCAGGCATCTTCGACCGAGCCGTCGGCAAAGTAGTTCTCTGCGACTTCCTTGTGCGCGGCGGCGATCGTGAGCATGCCTTCGACGTAGGTGTCCATGTCCTGAAGCTCAGGTTTAAGCATTTCCTCATTGAGCACCGATGTCGGGCTGTTGAAAACCCGTCCAAAGAAGTGACGGACGAATTTCGCCGTAATACGGTGTCCGATCCGGCTGGCGGGGACGTGTTGACCCTCGTGCTCGAAGTCTTCCACTTTTTCAAGGTAACCGTTTTCGATCAGGAATTTCGGATCAGACTCTTCCGGCTTCAAGCGGCACCAGAGCTCTGGCACGAGCAGGCTGATGTCGTGGTCCACCCGATAGTGCGGTCCGACATAGCCTGCTGCCGTGATGAAGGCCGGCTGCTCGGTGGCCAGATAGGAGACCAGCGCGTTGTTCAAATCATAGATCGGCGGCAGGGCGTTGAAAGGAGCCTTGGTCAGGGCGCCCTCGGAGCCGGCACCGGTGGTCGACGGTGACTTGCCGGTGATACTGGCGATATACTCCATGAAGAGTTCAGGCAGCTCCATGTAATGAATCGGATTGTTCACGCAGAGTGGCTTGATGCCGGCCGCAGGATCCGCCGGGTTGTTCCGGCGGCCCGGAAGGATGGAGGTGACCGGACGTAGAATCGGCGTATGTGCCGTCTGGCGACGGTAGAGCCGGGAACTCATGTCGGAGAGATATAGATCACGCGGGCTCTTCAGGTCCGGACGAACCTGGAGATAGCGCGGGTTCTTCGTCGGCTTGCCGTCCACCATACGCGGGTAGGCGTTCGTGCAATAGTAGTCGGGGGTGCCTTTCTCCACGAAGTCGCGCACCATATTTTGCATCGGCTCGGTGTATTGCCCGAAGCGGATTGCGTCTTCGGTCTCGTTTTTGGCATATTCCTGGCCAAGTGGTTCGTAGTTGCTCAGGAAGGCACCGAGCGAGCTGAGGTCCGCCTCGGCCTGCTTGTCGTAGCCGCGAATGATGGCATCGTCCGGACGTTGGAAGAAACGGTATTCGCAGTTGTGAACGAACTTGGAAGAGGGCTGGTGCCACTCCGGCGGCAGACTGTTTAGCTGGGAGGTCGGTGCCACCACCGAAGCGGTGATATCGTCTTCCAGCGAAATCTTGTGAGCCGGGAAGAAGTCCTTGCGCAGACCAAAAGTCCGCCAGGAACCATCTTCGGTGTACCCGACCCGGAGGTATTGTGTCAGCATCGGTTGACCGCGGTAGCGGAGAATGTTGCCGGGTTGGCCGTTGATCAGATCCACCGTGAAACGCTGGCGCCAGTCGCTGCCCCAGTCATCCTTGTAGAAGCGCTTAATGATCAGGACGAGTTCTTTGACATGCTGCGGGATGCTTTCCAGCCAGGCATTGTATTCTTCGGTGTAGTCCGTGTCGGACGGTGTGAGGAGCTTAACGACAGAGCCGAGGGAACGCTCTTTACTCAAGAGCGGGCGCCCGTGCTTGCGATTCTTCGATTTATCGCTGAACCGCTCACCAAATTCCTTGTTGATGATTTCTTCCGCCAGGTCGAAGTCCTTCTGGAAGTCGCTGACAAAGACCGGGCCGGAGATAATCGCATCGGTAATCGGCTTGGAAATCTCGGACTTGCCCCCCCCCGAGACGGTGCAGGGCTTGTGGCAGACGCGGCTTTCAGCCGTGTAGCCGACCAGGCGCCAGCGGCGGCCTTCCGCCGGTTTCACCATCTCGACTTTGTAGCCGGAGGGCAGGACGTAGGTGCGCTCGGGCAGGAGCTTGATGGTCTGCTCGACACCATCTTTGGTCCAGGTAATCTTCTGATTGTTCAGCTCGATACGTGAATCCTCCGGAATGTAGATGATGTCACTGTATTTCTTGTCGATAGCGTAGCCTTCCGGCTGGACATCAATCAGGTCGATGTAACGGGCCACCACACCGTCGAAGGTTTGGTCAACGATCGGGAAGTATTGGCTCAGCTGGAAGTCTTCGCCGAGATCGTATCCGGTAAAGGCGAGGGTCCCACCGGCGTGTTCCTCTTCAGCAAGTCCGATCAGGTTGGCCGAGAAGCCGATTTGGGTTTTTACCTCTTTCTTGCAGTAGCCGAAGTAGTTGTCAGCGATCGCTGTAACCACGCGACCGGACGCATCGCGGCAGGTGATTTTGAAGGCACCTCCGTCATTGTAGAGTTCATCCTCTTTTTCCCAGCACATGCCGTCACGCTTCTGGCGGTCGGTGGCTTCCGAGATATGAGGTAGCCCCAACTCCTTCTTGGTCGTGCCCATCAAGTGCGGGGCGAGAATGACACAGCCGCTGGTGCCGGTCCAGTGGGCGGGATCAAGTGCGGCGTCGTTCTCGGCGATAAAGGGATCGCCGCCGTTGCCGAAGATCGACTCGACGAAGTCAAGGTTGCTGATCAGGTTACCCGGTACGAAGAAGCGCACCTCCATGGTTTTCTCCTCGGTGAAACCATCCACTTCGGGGACGACCACAGGACGCAGGAGCAAAGAGACCCAAGCCTTGGCCTTGATGTCTTCATTGGCCAAAAAGGGAAGGGTGAGAAGCTCGTCCGGCGCTGTGGTCAGTGCCTTCTTGATCAGACGTGCTGCGGCCAGCTTCGGGACAGCTTTCTTATCGTTCGGAATCGGGAGACCGCCTTCGGCGACGTGGAAGACGCCCTTGGTGGTGCGGCGATCGCTCTTGGGATTGTGGAGCACGCCCTGCTTGATCCGGTAGGAATCGATAATATTGGATGAAAAATGGTCACCTTTTGCCGGAATGGAGAGCGTCCGGGCGACTCCGTGGCGGTCGAGCATCAATGTCTCGTTGGGCAGGTGGGGCAGTTCCTCCATCTCCAAATCACTGAAGTAATCCATGATGAAGCTCTGGATCCGCTGGTCGCAGGGAGGGAGATAATCGGCAAGCAGGCGGGACTTCTCCTGGTAGCTGGCAAGCAGTGACTTGCCGAGGCCGAAGACATCTGAGCCTGAGCCTTCACCGTAGGTGGGCTGTCCGATCGAAGTCAGCTTCAGGTTGACATAATCAATCAACGAACCCTCTTCATGAGCATATTCAGCGGTTTCGGGATCGAGTCCGAGTTGGGTTTTGAAGTCCATAAGTTTCAGTATTTGATTTTCGGATTTAGATAAGCGTCGCTCCTGCACGAAACATGCCGAAGTGACTGATGTTTTTGATTAACTGTTGTTGAATGCAAGATGAACCAGACTGGGACATTCCCGTATTCAAATCAAAGAGTTAAGGGATTAGATATTCTTATTACAAGAAATATCGTAATAAGAATAACTTTTCAGGGTAGCATTTTTCCGATCTCAATAATGGGACGGACACGCTGACCGCTTTCATTCCGTTCAATGTAGCGGTCGGGCTTGAGGTCTTCAGGCTGCTCCTCATCGTCAAACTCGTCTTCTTCGATGGGAATGAGTTCATCGAAGTATAGTGACATGCGCCGGGCCTCGGGTTCGAGCACAGCGGCCGGGTTCTTCGCTTTGCCTTTGCTGACCAATTCGATGTGACAGGGGTAGCAGGCTTTACGGTAGCGTGCTTCGAATTCCTTGAGCCATTTGTTCTCGACTGATTCGCGGCGTGACAGCAGCACGACATCGGAGAAATGAATGCAGGCGTCAAACCATGCTCTCGATTTCTCCTGCTCTTTGAGGAACGAGCAATTCAAGACGGTAATAATCCGTCCCAACTCGCAGTCGTTGTGACTGATCCATGCCTTGAGTGCTTCCGCCACGTCGGCCGGGTCGCTGTCGCCGGGAGCGAGAAAAATAATCTTTTCCGGTGCGGCCGTAATCGGGCCATGGCTTACCTTACTGTCTGAGACTTCCCAGTCGACGACACTGACATTTTCGAGAGCCTCGATCTGTTCGTCAAAGGGTGAATTGTTTTCACTCTTCGGGCGAAAATAAAGGACGTCCTCGCTCGGCGGGATGCCGCCTTCGATCAAGTCAAAGAGGACAGTCCGGCGCTCGGAGTCCGGGATACCAAAAATCAGATAGACTAGGGGACGCTCCGACATTAAAATTCGAAGCTATCGCACTGAGCTTTTTGTCGCATCCAGTGATCCACCAGGACGAGAGAAGCCATGGCTTCGACGATGGGGACCGCGCGCGGCACCACGCAGGGATCGTGGCGGCCCCGGCCCATGAGCTCCGTGGCTTTGCCTTCTTTGTCGACGGTTTCCTGGTTTTGCAGGATCGTGGCCGTGGGCTTGAAGGCGACGCGGAAGATAAGTTCTTCACCATTGCTGATACCGCCTTGTACACCGCCGGAGCGATTGGTTGCGGTGCCGACTTTTCCGTCCTTGTTAACGTAAACGTCATTATGTTCGGAGCCGCGCAGTCGGGTGCCTTCAAACCCGCTGCCGATTTCAAAGCCCTTGGTGGCCGGTAGTGAGAGCATGGCCTTGGCCAGGTCGGCTTCAAGGCGGTCAAAGACCGGCACGCCCAATCCGACAGGCAGGTTGCGCACCCGGCATTCAATCAGTCCGCCCACGGAGTCTCCTTCGGAACGCATGGCCTTAATGCGCTCAACCATCGTTTCGGCTGTTTCCGGGTGAGGGCAACGCACGGGGGAGGCTTCGACTTCTTCCAAGCTCGGAAAGTGTTCGATGGCCGGCGCCTCAATGTCGTGTACCCGGGTAATGTAGGCACGAATGTCAATATCACCTGCCAGCTTGAGAACCTTCCGGGCGATGGCGCCGGCGGCGACCCGGCCAATGGTTTCACGTGCGGAGGATCGCCCGCCACCCTCATGGTTTCGAATGCCGAACTTGGTCTGATAGGTGAAGTCGGCGTGGGAGGGACGAAACTTGTCCTTCATCTCCGAGTAGGCGGAGGGCCGCTGGTCCCCGTTGGGCACGTAGATCCCGATGGGCGTGCCCAGTGTCAGGCCTTCGTAAACTCCCGAGACGATCGTAGCCGAGTCACTCTCCTTGCGGGGCGTCGTGATCTCGCTTTGTCCGGGGCGTCTGCGATCCAGTTCAAATTGAATTTCTTCGGTGGAGATGGGCAGGCGGGGCGGGCAGCCGTCGATGACGACGCCGATGCCACCGCCATGGCTTTCGCCCCAGGTGGAAATGCGGAATAATGTGCCGAAGGTGTTACCCATCCGAACAGAATGCAACGCCTCCAGAGGCGAAGTCAATGCTGCCGCTGAGAACTATCGCCGAAGCGATTAAGCTTCTTCGATCGTGCTCATGTCGCCACCCAGTGGGTCGACGAGCTTGTTGGCGATCGCCCAGCGGGTCAGGGCCGCCACATCATGGAGGTCGAGCTTCTTCATGATGTTGGTGCGGTGCGTGTCGGCGGTGCGAACGCTCATCCCTAGCTTGCTGGCAATTTCCTTGTTGCTGTAACTCTCCGCGATGAGCTGCACAATTTCGCGCTCACGGGTGGTTAGCGATTCCAGTGAATCTTCCTGCCCGCCGCTGACCATCAGCTCACGCATGGCGTCGACGACACGGGGGCTGAAGTAGGAGCGGCCGTCAGCGACAAGGTTGATCGCTTTTTCCAATTCGACCAGTCCGGCGTCTTTCTCGATATAACCCGTCACGCCGGATTTGAGCAGACGGTTGACCATGGAATTGGAGGACGCGGCCGAAACGATCAGAATATTGA encodes the following:
- a CDS encoding DUF2062 domain-containing protein, which gives rise to MFKKVKGVIHRELTNGLNLRRGSIAIASSFTLGIFPIIGFSTPLNTLSAFLFRLNQPIVQALNWVLGPLKWLLIIPFLRFGEWLFAAEPFMLSLSEFSKIFFDDWIATTREFAWTFIHVISGWLVLAPVIYLLVYYLSITVLSKRVSPQGTESLTRKKEEHGPAA
- a CDS encoding response regulator, with translation MTELIDKPSGASLADPALEEDMKKVIVIEDQTVMRDLICQLVEGYTTMEVVASSGDGAEGYELCLEHAPDLVILDIMLPNLNGSEVLRRLKAKNPRINILIVSAASSNSMVNRLLKSGVTGYIEKDAGLVELEKAINLVADGRSYFSPRVVDAMRELMVSGGQEDSLESLTTREREIVQLIAESYSNKEIASKLGMSVRTADTHRTNIMKKLDLHDVAALTRWAIANKLVDPLGGDMSTIEEA
- a CDS encoding ABC transporter ATP-binding protein → MEETPSIHVRNLSRQFGPVSAIQNVNFTVNKGEVVGFLGPNGAGKSTTMRILSGILSASSGSAWVGGICVAQNPHEVKRKIGYMPENNPLPDDMRVVEYLRFRARLKEVPGRKLRETVQEAMEICDLARTARRKIIGTLSKGFRQRVGIADALLGKPEIIIMDEPTIGLDPHQIQGIRKLIDNLRGKLTVVISSHILPEIERCCDRVIVINRGRVVAAGTSQELRDEFIPGNRFLIELEGATEIAGLALSESGIDAAIIEETEVDEKRSKLVLRIESQNTDGSELIKVLSKRSEFTLLSLAPCEPTLEEIFLAATKRSWEETIEKKHTDPQPEPEKPAEANT
- a CDS encoding NAD(P)-dependent oxidoreductase, translating into MNEQNVAVLGLGLIGSIWAKHYADEGQLAACWSRSPKPDLPFQIETPATCAEKAQYIQLCLYDADSVREVLGKLLPHLGEQHTVIQSSTIDGVSAEEFSALVRESGASYLEAPFTGSKPAAEERKTVFFLGGEDKIVQDAEPILQTISTKRFHIGTPRQAASIKLAMNLQISGISQALCESITMSRDAGIADDIFFDVMKQNVAWSGLSALKEPKLRDADFSPQFSIKNMHKDMRLAKQTVENEMPLLTTIAKCLETAEQAGYGEDDFIALIRNLPTKS
- a CDS encoding methylated-DNA--[protein]-cysteine S-methyltransferase, whose protein sequence is MSGCDAAGSILECVPVEEGRAGTWPTVINYGFYATPLGRCMIGETNGRICYLAFAPPGSDEARSADLCRRWPGVSLNNHSGMTDELPGKMFSLKAPAEVSVSLLVRGTPFQLEVWQALRAIPAGEVRTYSEIAQSIGRPKATRAVGSAIGANPIAWLIPCHRVIRSDGQLGGYRWGTAMKTACLAYERRQLGGAE
- the aroC gene encoding chorismate synthase, with the translated sequence MGNTFGTLFRISTWGESHGGGIGVVIDGCPPRLPISTEEIQFELDRRRPGQSEITTPRKESDSATIVSGVYEGLTLGTPIGIYVPNGDQRPSAYSEMKDKFRPSHADFTYQTKFGIRNHEGGGRSSARETIGRVAAGAIARKVLKLAGDIDIRAYITRVHDIEAPAIEHFPSLEEVEASPVRCPHPETAETMVERIKAMRSEGDSVGGLIECRVRNLPVGLGVPVFDRLEADLAKAMLSLPATKGFEIGSGFEGTRLRGSEHNDVYVNKDGKVGTATNRSGGVQGGISNGEELIFRVAFKPTATILQNQETVDKEGKATELMGRGRHDPCVVPRAVPIVEAMASLVLVDHWMRQKAQCDSFEF
- a CDS encoding phosphoribosylanthranilate isomerase, with the protein product MYRPVTVKICGLTREADVDLALELGADYCGFIVYPKSPRGISLERAMELASRVPEGRRVLVDVETGTEELEARRDAGFDFFQIHTGLDIGLASLAGWSGLVGRERLWVAPRLKPGDVFPEMVYEFADTVLLDTYHKDRVGGTGETGDWDGFAKLKQQNPATRWILAGGLNPQNALEAIAATGAGCVDVNSGVETEPGMKSPEKLRELFGALKPS
- a CDS encoding GTP-binding protein — its product is MSERPLVYLIFGIPDSERRTVLFDLIEGGIPPSEDVLYFRPKSENNSPFDEQIEALENVSVVDWEVSDSKVSHGPITAAPEKIIFLAPGDSDPADVAEALKAWISHNDCELGRIITVLNCSFLKEQEKSRAWFDACIHFSDVVLLSRRESVENKWLKEFEARYRKACYPCHIELVSKGKAKNPAAVLEPEARRMSLYFDELIPIEEDEFDDEEQPEDLKPDRYIERNESGQRVRPIIEIGKMLP